A stretch of the Lolium perenne isolate Kyuss_39 chromosome 3, Kyuss_2.0, whole genome shotgun sequence genome encodes the following:
- the LOC127338999 gene encoding wall-associated receptor kinase 4-like → MERNALVGVGVSAEARLATNLYMDWPSLDSWLYTTCNSDASSNFRQAINGSCMGNGCCQVPFGGNWDFKVPLFAVSFMPMNTTPVVDPKRPTPCQYGMVVENGFYNFSSLDLYGDEVLPKKFPRGVPFVIDFAVMADDTYYPGNGSCPVEGQQAPPGYACASSNSFCANGTSSDRYLCHCKEYYEGNPYVPDGCQDIDECKDLVKNPCHGVCKNRLGGYDCPCKRGMKGDGKAGTCKEIFPLVAQVIVGAGCAIGFIVVIFLIILLKERRKTRDFYKKNGGPILEKAKLIKLYRKKDLKQVLLDSNIIGQGFFGEVYKGFLGNEQVAIKKPKISGVLEKEQFANEVIIQSQVTHKNIVRLIGCCLEVDTPMLVYEFIPKGSLHDILHDHNSNNKVALSLDLRINIAAQSADGLAYMHSKTNTEILHGDVKPANILLDDNFSPKIADFGLSRLLARDTKHTEFVIGDINYMDPTYQKEGLLTEKSDVYSFGVVLLELISRRKAVHSDTDNLLNSFREAHEKDMEGIELFDEDIAVAEDLGVLKSLVELAMECLNLQVDERPTMTEVAERLFLMGRSRQQ, encoded by the exons ATGGAGCGCAATGCTCTCGTCGGGGTCGGCGTTAGCGCGGAAGCCAGGCTAGCAACTAACCTGTACATGGACTGGCCAAGCCTTGATTCATGGCTCTACACAACCTGCAATTCAGACGCGTCTAGCAATTTTCGGCAAGCCATAAACGGGTCGTGCATGGGGAACGGCTGCTGCCAGGTCCCTTTTGGCGGAAATTGGGATTTTAAAGTCCCCTTATTTGCAGTGTCATTCATGCCCATGAATACTACTCCGGTGGTGGATCCCAAAAGACCAACCCCGTGCCAGTACGGCATGGTGGTGGAGAATGGATTCTACAACTTCTCATCGCTGGACCTGTACGGAGACGAGGTGTTACCCAAAAAGTTCCCAAGGGGCGTTCCGTTCGTCATCGATTTCGCTGTCATGGCCGACGACACCTACTATCCCGGCAACGGGTCATGTCCGGTGGAAGGCCAGCAGGCACCTCCGGGCTATGCGTGCGCCAGCAGCAACAGCTTTTGTGCCAACGGCACCTCCTCGGATCGCTATCTCTGCCACTGCAAGGAGTATTACGAGGGCAACCCCTACGTCCCTGATGGATGTCAAG ACATCGATGAATGCAAGGACCTTGTGAAAAATCCATGTCATGGGGTCTGCAAGAACAGGCTTGGAGGCTACGACTGTCCATGCAAACGCGGAATGAAGGGCGACGGCAAAGCAGGAACTTGCAAAGAAATATTCCCCTTAGTTGCTCAGGTCATTGTGG GTGCAGGTTGTGCTATTGGTTTCATAGTTGTGATATTCCTGATTATTCTTTTGAAAGAGAGAAGGAAAACTAGAGACTTTTACAAAAAGAATGGTGGGCCCATATTAGAGAAGGCAAAATTAATAAAACTTTACAGAAAGAAGGACCTCAAGCAAGTCTTATTGGATAGCAATATAATTGGGCAAGGTTTCTTTGGTGAAGTTTACAAGGGATTTCTTGGCAATGAACAAGTTGCAATAAAGAAGCCCAAAATTTCAG GTGTGCTAGAGAAAGAACAATTTGCAAATGAAGTCATCATCCAATCTCAAGTCACCCACAAGAACATTGTCAGGCTCATAGGTTGTTGTCTAGAAGTTGATACTCCGATGCTAGTCTATGAGTTCATCCCAAAGGGCAGCCTCCATGACATTCTTCAcgaccacaacagcaacaacaaggtTGCTCTCAGCTTGGATTTACGAATAAATATTGCTGCACAATCCGCAGATGGTCTAGCTTATATGCATTCAAAAACCAATACTGAAATTCTTCATGGTGATGTCAAACCTGCCAATATCCTCTTGGATGATAACTTTTCACCAAAGATCGCAGACTTTGGCTTATCAAGGTTGCTCGCAAGAGATACAAAGCACACTGAATTTGTCATCGGTGACATCAACTATATGGATCCAACATATCAGAAGGAAGGCCTATTAACAGAAAAAAGTGATGTCTACAGTTTTGGAGTTGTTCTCTTGGAACTTATTAGTCGGAGAAAGGCGGTACATTCTGACACTGATAACTTATTGAACAGTTTTCGTGAAGCTCATGAGAAAGATATGGAAGGAATTGAGTTGTTTGATGAAGATATCGCTGTAGCGGAAGATTTGGGGGTTCTCAAGAGTCTAGTAGAGTTGGCCATGGAATGCCTTAACCTTCAAGTGGATGAAAGACCAACAATGACAGAGGTAGCGGAGCGCCTCTTCTTGATGGGTCGATCACGTCAGCAGTAA